ctaaaccataaccgatcatcacgtgagatggagtagttttcaatggtgaacatcactatgttgatcatatctaatatatgattcacgctcgaccttttggtctccgtgttccgaggccatatctgcatatgctaggctcgtcaagtttaacctgagtattctgcgtgtgcaaaactggcttgcacccattgtagatggacgtagagcttatcacacccgatcatcacgtggtgtctgggcacgacgaactttggcaacggtgcatactcagggagaacacttcttgataatttttagtgagagatcatcttaaaatgctaccgtcaatcaaagcaagataagatgcataaaggataaacatcacatgcaatcaatataagtgatatgatatggccatcatcatcttgtgcttgtgatctccatctccgaagcaccgtcgtgatcaccatcgtcaccagcgcgacaccttgatctccatcgtagcatcgttgtcgttacgccatctattgcttctacgactatcgctaccgcttagtgataaagtaaagcaattacatggcgtttgcatttcatacaataaagcgacaaccatatggctcctgccagttgccgataacttcggttacaaaacatgatcatctcatacaataaaatatagcatcacgtcttgaccatatcacatcacaacatgccctgccaaaacaagttagacgtcctctactttgttgttgcaaattttacgtggctgctacgggcttagcaagaaccgttcttacctacgcatcaaaaccacaacgatagttcgtcaagttggtgctgttttaaccttcgcaaggacagggcgtagccacactggattcagctaaagtgagagagacagacacccgccagccacctttaagcatgagtgctcgtaacggtgaaaccagtctcgcgtaagcgtacgcgtaatgtcggtccgggccgcttcatctcacaataccgccgaaccaaagtatgacatgctggtaagcagtatgacttgtatcgcccacaactcacttgtgttctactcgcgcatataacatcaatgcataaaacctggctctgatatcactgttggggaacgtagtaatttcaaaaaaattcctacgcacacgcaagatcatggtgatgatatagcaacgagaggggagagtgttcgtccacataccctcgtagaccgtaagcggaagcgttagcacaacgcggttgatgtagtcgtacgtcttcacgatccgaccgatccaagcaccgaacgtacggagcctccgagttcagcacacgttcagctcgatgactatctccggcctccgatccagccgagctccgaagatgagttccgtcagcacaacagcgtggtgacgatgatgatcttctatcggcgcagggcttcgcctaaactccgcgacgatatgaccgaggtggaatatggtggaagggggcaccgcacacggctaaggaacgatccgtagatcaacttgtgtgtcatggggtgcccccctgcccctgtatataaaggagcaagggaggaggaggccggccctaggaggagggcgcgccaagggagtcctactcccaccgggagtaggattccttctttcctagtccaactaggagaaggggggaaagaagggaagtggagaaggaagggagaggggggccgcgccccaaaccctttgtccaattcggactgggcttgggaggggcgcgcgccacctcctggctccttcccactaaagcctattaaggcccaatactctttcccgtattcccgtaactcctcggtactccgaaaaatacccgaatcactcggaacctttccgaactccgaatatagtcgtccaatatatcgatctttacgtctcgaccattttgagactcctcgtcatgtcccctatctcatccgggactccgaactccttcggtacatcaaaactcataaactcataataatactgtcatcgaaaccttaagcgtgcggaccctacgggttcgagaactatgtagacatgacctagaactattctcggtcaataaccaatagcgaaacctggatgcccatattggttcctacatattctacgaagatctttatcggtcaaaccgcataacaacatacgttgttccctttgtcatcggtatgttacttgcccgagatttgatcatcggtatccaatacctagttcaatctcgttaccggcaagtctctttactcgttctgtaatgcatcatcccgtaaccaactcattggtcacattgcttgcaaggcttataatgatgtgcattaccgagagggcccagagatacctctccgacgatcggagtgacaaaacctaatctcaaaatacgccaactcaacatgtaccttcggagacacctgtagtactcctttataatcacccagttacgttgtgacgtttggtagtacccaaagtgttcctccggtaaacgggagttgcataattctcatagttacaggaacatgtataagtcatgaagaaagcaatagcagtatactaaacgatcaagtgctaggctaacggaatgggtcatgtcaatcacatcattctcctaatgatgtgatcccgttaatcaaatgacaactcttttgtccatggctaggaaacataaccatctttgataaacgagctagtcaagtagaggcatactagtgacactatgtttgtctatgtattcacacatgtattatgtttccggttaatacaattctagcatgaataataaacatttatcatgaaataaggaaataaataataactttattattgcctctatggcatatttccttcaatatttaCGAAGTCCTATTTTTGAGAAGTTGGGTAGAGTGTTATGCTACCCTATGACCGAGGTTATTGCTTTAGTTAGTGAAAAATCTGACCATACACCCTTTTTCTGGACTATATTATTGTGGCAAAAACTTATCCTGTTTTTAGACAAGCTGCACCATATTGCCTCGTTGAATACGATCATGGGTGGCACCGGGGACATACCACTTGGTCTAATGAGACCTCTGGAGTGGCATACCACAGACTCCAACGCAACGCAACACTCCCTTCCTTctagcatcgaggcgaggaggaagaagattgtTTGCCTAAAGATTCGGCGGATTGTCGGAGGAGACCAGCCAGCCGACATGATCAtcgattgagtttttggtcatttgccTCCAACTCAACGCGCAAAACCTTTCTCTAGATCAGGAGACAACACCGCCTACGCCGAAAGCATAGATTTGGCGAAAGAATAAGTTAcgagtatatatgtatatatatttttTTCTTAAGAAGTTTTTGTTACTTTTTTTTATGGATTGCGCTGAGTATACAACACCGTAGTAGTTGGTCGGTTCGTAAAAGAAAGGAGGTTCAGAAAACGCTTTTGCCTGGTGCACGACATTTCCAAACTTTGCGGTGGTGAATGGTGAGCCGCGCCACTCTGATCATAGGCCGGTGGTGGTGCATCTTGAGGGCACGGAGAGAGGGTGGAAGTGGGGAGACCGTAACTTCAGGTTTGAAGCACGCTGGTTGCAGGAGGATGGTTGTGAATATATCATTAGAAGAGTGTGGGAGAGAAGTTACCAAGGTGGGGGGAGCAGTGTCACCCGGGGCCTTCAGAGTGTTGCCAAGGACATAAGTGCATGGAGTAGTGAAGTAGTAGGAGAATTAGATGGGAGAATAAAGAAGGCTCGGGGTGACTTGGAGAGGTGTATGAAGGCACGGATCTCTGAAGAAAAGATTAGGGAGGAAGCAAGGCTTCGCGCAGAATTGGAGGGACTGAAAGAAAATAAGTATACCCAGCTTAAACAGAGAGCACATATGTGGTGGTTGAAGGGTGGAAATAAAAATATTAAGTACCTGCAATCGGTAGCTTCTGCGAGGAAAAAATCGAACAGGCTGAAGGAGATACGAAGGGAGGATGGCACGGTGGTGGAGGAGGGGGAAGCCCTAACTAATTATGTGTGCTCGTTTTTTCAGGGGCTGTTCAATACTTCCAATCCGAATCGATTACATGAGCTGATTCACAAGGTGCAAACTCGCGTCTCAGATGCCATGAACGCGGTCCTAGAGGCTGAATATACGAGAGCCGAGGTGAAGGCTGCTCTAGATCATATTGGAGATCTCAAAGCCCCCGGGCCAGATGGGATGCCGACCATTGTTTTCAAACGACACTGGCACTTCATGGGGGATCGAGTCGTGGAGGAAGTTCTGAATGTGCTGAACGGAGGAGATTTTCCGGAGGGATGGAATGATACCATGGTTGTGCTAATACCCAAGGTGAAGAACCCAAAGAGGATCAAAGATCTCCGACCCATCAGCTTATGCAATGTAATGTATAAACTAGTCTCGAAGGTCATTGCAAATAGATTGAAGGTGGTTTTGCCTGATGTGATCTCCGAAAATCAGAGCGCATTTGTACCAGGGAGACTTATTACGGACAATGTGCTAACTGCCTATGAAATATCACACTACCTGATGAACAAAAGGAATGGGAGGACTGGAGTCGCGGCAATCAAGGCAGACATGAGTAAGGCCTACGATCGGGTAGAATGGAGCTTTTTGGAGGCCATGTTAACCAAGCTGGGGTTTAGCAGGAGGTGGGTTGCGCTTGTCATGAAGTGTGTTAGGACTGTCCGGTACCAGATAAAGGTGAATGGGGATCTTACCCAACAGTTCAGTCCATCACGAGGGCTCCGACAGGGGGATCCCATCTCCCCCTACCTCTTTGTCATATGTGCAGAAGGTTTGTCCACGCTGTTACTGGATGCAGAAGAGAAAGGGTTGCTGCATGGCgtgaaaatatgcccaagggcaccATGTGTATCCCACCTACTGTTTGCGGACGACTCTATGCTCCTAATCAAAGCAAACCAACAGGAAGCAGCAGTATTACATGAAACTCTGCAGTTATATGAGGCGTGCTCGGGGCAGTGTATAAACACGGAAAAATCTGCAGTTATGTTCAGCCCTAACACATGCGATAATGACAGAAACGCTGTGAAGGCCGAACTAGGGATACGTAGTGAGGATTGGAATGAGAAATATCTAGGGCTGCCAGTCCATGTGGGACGCTCTAAGAAGAAAGCCTTCAGTTATATCAAAAGAAACATGTGTGGCCGGGTTTATGGGTGGCAAGAGAGATTACTAGCAAAGGAGAGTAAGGAGGCTCTGGTGAAGGTGGTGGGGCAGGCTATACCCACATATGCTATGTCGTGTTTTGACCTGACAAAGACCTTTTGCGCGGAACTGAGCACACTTCTGAGTAATTTTTGGTGGAGCCATCAAGATAAGCAAAATGCCATGCATTGGCTAAGCTGGGAAAAACTGTCACAGCCCAAGGCTATGGGAGGGCTGGGGTTCCGCGATATGCACCAGTTTAACTTAGCAATGCTGTCGCGGCAAGGATGGAGGATCGTGCAGAATCCAACAAGTCTATGTGCTCAGGTACTTAAAGCCCGCTATTTCCCTGACTGCTCGGCGCTGGAGGCAGTGGCACATGATGGAATTTCGTACTCTTGGCGTAGTATTCTTCAAGGGCTGGATGTCGTGAAACACGGATATATCTGGAGGGTAGGCGACGGACAGAGGATCAATATTTGGCTGGACCCTTGGCTGCCACGGCCGTGGTCGCGACAAGTGATAACGCCAAAGGGCTCCAGCCTCCTGAATTTTGTGCACGAGCTGATCAGTCCGATCACCGGAAGCTGGGATGAGATACTCGTCAGGGACACGTTCTGTGCGGAAGATGCGCGCTACATACTCCAGATTCCATTAAGAGAGGGGATCGAGGATTTCATAGCATGGCACTTTGACACGAAGGGTAATCACTCAGTTAAAAGTGCTTACAAGCTACTGGTGCAGCTCCACAAACAGAAACAGAACGGTGCACCAAGTACGAGTACAGCTAGCGCCGGCCAGCTGGATCAGTGTTCAGATCAAAGTTGGAAGAGGATATGGAAGATCCCGTGCCCACCGAAGCTACAAATGTTTGTTTGGCGACTTCGCCATGAATCGCTAGCTTTGTGCAACAACTTGGTAAGACGGGGCTTAAACCTTGAATCATCCAACTGTTTTATGTGTGGCAGAGGCGAAGAGGATGGAGGCCACCTGTTTATCAAATGCAAGTGTGTGAAGGGGGTATGGAGGAATCTGGGACTGGAGGAGGTGCGGTCTCGACTGGAGGCGCTCGGGGGTGTGCATGCAATGCTTGACTCCCTTTGGGGGCTAGATGAGAAGAAAAGAGTGCTGATCATATCCTTCTGGTGGCAATGGTGGAATAACAGAAACAAAGTGAGAGAAGGGGAGACTCCTGTGGCTGTGGAAGAAATTGCGCGACGAGCGCGATGTGATGCACTTGAGTATGAAGAGGTATTTTCAAAAGCCAAGCCCAAACAGGCAACTGAGAAGTGGAAACCGCCGGCATATGATGTAACCAAGTTCAATCTTGATGGTGCATTTACCCCGGGGATGTCTCACAGTGGATGGGGGGTTGTGGCCCGGGATAGTACAGGGCAAGTCCTGAATGCTAGAGTTGGGCGGCAAGAGCATACTGATGCATTCGGTGCAGAAGTAACAGCCCTAGCAATGGCAGTAGCAGCTGCAGCCGAACTGGGAGCCACCAGGGTGGCGTTTGAAACTGACTGCGAGTTGCTGGCTGACGCGATGGACATCACGAAGGTTGACGCCTCGCCGTATGCTGTGATCATCGAGGATGTAAAGCTTCAACTCAAGTTGTGGTTTTCTAGCTGGAGTGTTAGCTCATGTAGTCGAACCCTAAACTCTGTTGCGCATGAGCTAGGTCGAATCGGTAGTAAATGCCTACCAAATACGTGTGTTAAGTGGAACACTGATGTACCGTCCGAAGTGGCTGCTTGCGTGTCGGGGATATCCCCGTACGTCGTTAATCTATAAAGCTTTGCTTTCCTTCGAAAAAGTTCGAGGAGGACCATGAGCCTCCGCTCCGCCCAGATTCCCAATCCCCTCGCTGTAGTCATGCTCCAAAATTCCCAATCTCTTTCCAGATCCACCTAGACCTAGCGACCACCGTACCATGGCAGCACCGCCGCCTGCGATCCCGGACGACCTCGTCGAagagatcctcctccgcctcccgcccgACCACCCCGCATTCCTCCTCCGCGCCTCCATTGTCTGCAAGGACTGGGCCGGCATCGTCTCTCGCCCGcccttccgccgccgcctccacgagCTCCACCCGACGCCacccctcctcggcttcctccgcCGCCTCCACGAGCTCCACCGGACACCACCCGTCCCCGGCTTCCTCCGCTGCTTAGTCCGCGGCCTCGTCCCCCACTTCATCCCCACCACCGCCTCGTCCTTCTCTCCCGCCGCCCCGGACTGGCACTCCTGGCGGGCCCAGGACTGCCGCCATGGCCGCGCCCTCTTCATCTCCACGGGAGAGGGTACTCCGGAACTCCTTGTGTGGGAGCCAACCACGGGCGCCCAGCAGCACGTGCCGATGCCCGCGGCGTTCGGGAGGAGGAACTACTTCCCGATGGCGACTGTGTTGTGCACAGCGGATGGGTGCGACCATCGCGACTGTCTCGGGGGTCCTTTCCACGTCGTCTTCTCCTTCTCAGACGGCCCAGATCAGGAGGATTTTgacccagaggaggaggaggaggaggaggaggagtgggttaGGTCGCTGACCGTATACTCGTCGGAGACTGGCACCTGGGGAGAGCTGACCTCGGTGCACATCAAGTTCCAAATTAACTACCAACAATATTCCAGCCTGCTCGTTGGCAGCTCTTTGCTCTACTTCACGGGCATGCCCGAATATACGTCAATCACGGAGTAtgacatggcaaggcacactttgacCGTGTTCGAGCCACCAGGCGACTGCTCCGAAGTCGGATGTAACCTCATGCCGACGGAGGATGGTGGATTGGGAGTTATCGAAGGCTTGTTCGATCAGCATGTCAAATTGTGGACAAGGGAGGCGGGTGACGGGTGACGGGACTGATGCACGATGGGTGCTGAGCCGGGAAATCTGCTTGGACAATTTGCTCCCAATTGGTGCTCCTAGTGACGCGCGCCGTGGAGTGACGCGAGTGGTGAGGTTTGTTGAGGGAGCAGATGTCATTCTCGTTAGCACGGATGCTGACCTGTTCACAGTTGAGCTACAATCAGAGCATGTGAGGAAGGTCTGCAATTACGGTGGCTTCGATGATTTGATTCCAGTTGTCGGTTTCTACACTCCTGTGCCCAGAGGTGAGCACCAGAATCTTCTGGCATTGAAGCCTAATAAGGAAGCAGGCGGTGAGGAGGAGAAAGCGGTAGATCAGGCGCAGCTGCTGTTCGACAAGGGGTCCAATGCAATCAAGGAGGGGGACTTTGTCAACACCTTCGAAAGCATCAGCCATTGCCACAAGATGAGGTGAGGGTTCTACTCCAAAACGCTTCACCTATTCCGTGCCACTCAACATTTGTATAGATGGCATTGTCAAAGGAAACTACTCTTTAGTTTGGTACTTGTTTAGAGCGGTATAGATGTTCTATGAGGAGGAGGTTGCCAAGCGGTATTTATCTTCATTTTTTGTTTGGTGGCGAGCATGACCGAATGTGTTGGTGTTTCAGAGGTTCAGTGAGACGAATTAGCGTTAGTGTGGCATCTTTTGTGATGATTAGTGTGATGTGATGAGCTCATGAGCATTCAATCAAAGTGCAATTATTGGAGTGATAGATGTtaccatactccctctgtccggaaataactgtcgctcaaacggatgtatgtttgagcgacaattaatatggtaCAGAGGAAGTATTTGAGAAGAGTTCTATGCCTCTGGCTAGTTGTAAATATCGAATCGACGTACCGTTTATTGGTATGGTACCTCATAATTGTACTTCATAATATGTGCAAACACTAGCTAGTTGTTAGAAACCGAACTCAACAGAACATAGTAGCACCTAGCGTCATTAAAACAGGCGATGGTATAATTGTAGCAGGGCTACACAACTTTCATGGCCTTATGTTATTTATAACCTTGACAGTTATAAACTGAAATTTTACCCCTTTGTTTTCATCTAAGGTTCCTTGTTATGGAGAAGGTGCTCTGGAGGGTGCTAGTATGCTCAACAAACATGGATGTGCCTTGCTAATGAAAGATTCTTCGGGTGATATTCCCAAGAGTGCACCAAATGAAGAATCCATGAAGGGTACAACCAGCAAAGATGATGCCGGGAACTCGGTAACCTCTGAATCTGATAGCAATGTTGAGGGTGCTCCAGCTTCAGAGAAAGGTGAGTCTGAATAATGTACCGTATCTCATTGTTCCTTCCTTGAGACCATTGTCGGTGCCAGGGCTGCACCATTGTGTGGTGAAATGCCTGCTTGATTTCCCTGAGTTTGCATTGTTCTCTAGGCATTGTATGGCATATGGAATGATTGCTCAAAGATGTTGCTGAATTAATTGAACCCACAATTTTAACATGGCATTGCGATCCCCTCTATACAGTCATATAACCCGCATAAAACAATGGTCATGTACTCCTGCATGTGCAAAGTAATATTCTTGTTTGGGATTTGCAACTGAATATAAATTATCTCTTGAATTTACACCATCATTTTGTAAGGGACCATTTAACTTCTACTACTGGTTGTTACTCAATTCTGTAGTATAGATAGTAGATGGCATCTAAAAAGCACGGACACGGGGACGGAAAGACGGGGATACGCATACGGGGATACGGGATACGGCATCTTCCAAAAACAGCCATTCGGGGATACGGCGAgtatatataaaataaaataaaatgccctgTAATATAGTCAGAAAATCCCATTTGGTGTCCCTTTTATCTAATGCTTGATTGATCCTCATCCCCCATGTCATGTTGTCATTGCAAGCTGCATCCATCTTGCAAAACACATCAAACACAAACAGTAAAGAAGATTAGAAGACAAGACATAATTGGAAGACACTACAAgcatgagcagcagcagcagcactgaCATAAGCGGCGGCACAAGCAAGCAACATCCAGCAGAGCAAATCTAAGAATAAAAGAGGAAGAGGTTGAGAAAAGAGGAGAGGGGAGAGGCTGCTGGGTTACCTGCGAGGCTGGGGGTAGCTCCAGCACCCAGCGGTCAGCGGCGGCAAGGAGTCCAGGCGGCTGACGGTGCGTTCCAGTGCGACCTGGGAGGCTGGGAGGGAGTACGGGAGTACCTCGTCCTTAAGACGAGAGTGTGCGGGAGTTCCTGCAAAATAGGTTAGGTATGGGTTTGGGCTGAGGCTGTTTTTGGCCATGCCGTATCCCGCACGTGTCCCGGCGTATCCCtgcatttaaaaaaaaatcaaaatcaaaatcataATTCGGGGGATACTGCAAAATTCGCACATCCCCGTATCCCGGCGTATCAGAACGGCAGTTCGGCACTTCCAAGCGTGTCCGTGCTTTGTAGGATGTTATTGTAGAAATCAATATGCTTTTGGTTTTGTAGTGTTCTTGTTTTAGTGGTTAGATCATATTTTCAAATGTGTATGCCATATATCATGTAGTTGTCTTATAAGTTTATATAGACCTGTTTAATTATTTTTATCTTTCTTACCAATGAATTATAGATATGGAACCATTGAGCATCAGCTTGGGGGcttaattttctttctttcttgcagTTAACTGTCTAAATCGTGTACTTGTATCGGGTAGGTTTTGCTGCATAAAAGTAACCTTTTTTTTATCATGTACTACAAATTTACGCAGTAAAGTGAATATCCAATGGTTATCAGTGTTAGGAAGGTAACTTGTGTATTCAATCGATCCTAATAGTGAGATGATACAGACTGCCAATCATTGCTATGGGTGTGCATGGGTATTATCTGTGGAGATACTTCGTTTGCTTGTGTTGTCATATATATCTAGCAAACTGCCAAATGCCCACTGAAAACTGAACTGTCTATCAGACTGCTGTCCATAAGTTAAAATTACCTCCTTCGCTTGTTCTTCAGATTTGGAAGAGAGTATTAAAACAACAGCGAGAGGATGAGGAGAGGAAGCTTTAACACAAGGCAAAGAAGGATGCAAAGAAGGTGAAGTGCAACCATTTGTGTATACCATTGCATGCTTTTACAATCAGTTTGCCATTCAACATGAAACTTACTGTCAACAGTCCAGTGGGCTGTTGAAAATCGGTAGAATTCATAATGACTGGATATAAACTGGTTCCAGAAAGAGCGGGAGATTTTGGAGTCAAAGTGAATGCTGCTTCAGGTGGTATCTTTTGGTCGGCGTGTGGCTGCCGAACACGTGGTCATGGGCCCGTTGCTATATGCACCTTGATCCGAAGATAGCGAGTGCCAGACATAACTCTATGATGCAAAGCTGCAGGAGTGGAGATTTTGAAAAGAAAATGTTTGTAATGCAAGGGAACTTATTATTGTAGCGACCAGGCTCTGTAATGAATAGGTTACCTTGTCGTACACTGGTGATTATCTGAGAAGCATTCCGTCTTTGAGAAATATGATAACTATCTGCAAGAAGATAATTGTTGGTTAAGGTACTCTGTTTCTCAAGACTCTGTTCTTTTACTCTTTCTGGTTCTATGTCCGAACTGTTTTCTAGGAAGGATTTCATTTCAGAGCAAGTAAATAGCATATGCATTGTAGCTAATTCTGAGATGCAGCGGAGGCCATTGGGCGAAGGATATGTTTCAAGGCAGGTAGTGCACTCTTATTCCCAAATCAGCATTTGTTCCTGGAACATAGTAACAATTTAATTAGTTTCGTGAAAGGCGATTTTTCCTGTACACAACAGCGGCGATTTTTCCTGCAACAATTGAACAACATGTAGGTGCAATCATTTTAATTTGTGTGGCAAGCATTGCTGGTGTGGTATGTCGGTTTGTTGGGTGTCATCATCAGCAAGGAGCTCTCCCCTGGCACTCCTCACTACATGGGGTGGGGGTACCTCGTCTTCAAGCTCACTTTCCGGCCGCAGCTCCATGGGGTACTGCCTGTGACCTTGGTGAGCACGAGAAAGAGGACAGCGTGGTGCTTTGCTTCGGCGTGTGATGTCTGCCCCTCCCGGTGGCGCTGCTCACATTGGTGGCGGCGGAGAGAATAAGTAGGTGGCCCGCAAAAACCGAGCCAGGGAAATAAACCACCGATGTAGCAAGCCCAGTCAGCACGGAGGCGTGGGCTCAAGCAGTCAGACCCCACTTGGCAGGAATGCGCCGAGCTGGTAGATGTGTGATGTGTCACAGAGGAGCTCCATGGGtgcatgaaaataaaataaaaattgcgGAGGATGCATTAAAATTTC
Above is a window of Triticum dicoccoides isolate Atlit2015 ecotype Zavitan chromosome 5B, WEW_v2.0, whole genome shotgun sequence DNA encoding:
- the LOC119312621 gene encoding uncharacterized protein LOC119312621, which produces MAAPPPAIPDDLVEEILLRLPPDHPAFLLRASIVCKDWAGIVSRPPFRRRLHELHPTPPLLGFLRRLHELHRTPPVPGFLRCLVRGLVPHFIPTTASSFSPAAPDWHSWRAQDCRHGRALFISTGEGTPELLVWEPTTGAQQHVPMPAAFGRRNYFPMATVLCTADGCDHRDCLGGPFHVVFSFSDGPDQEDFDPEEEEEEEEEWVRSLTVYSSETGTWGELTSVHIKFQINYQQYSSLLVGSSLLYFTGMPEYTSITEYDMARHTLTVFEPPGDCSEVGCNLMPTEDGGLGVIEGLFDQHVKLWTREAGDG